Proteins encoded together in one Calditrichota bacterium window:
- a CDS encoding Rrf2 family transcriptional regulator — MLFSHSAAYAVRALTWLACQPKNSRWLANVVATQEGIPLPYLSKVLGVLKSQGLVSSIRGPNGGYTLTQAPDTITLLMISEMFDTEKKLSSCVLAYGECGKTTQCPFEQLWENSRSVVRNLLESTTIGTLASISLKSANSDIPNSKS, encoded by the coding sequence ATGTTGTTTTCACATTCAGCGGCATATGCGGTTCGAGCCCTCACCTGGCTGGCCTGTCAGCCCAAGAACAGCCGCTGGTTGGCAAATGTGGTCGCAACTCAGGAGGGTATCCCCCTGCCCTATCTCAGCAAAGTCCTCGGAGTGCTGAAATCGCAGGGGTTAGTTTCTTCAATTCGCGGCCCCAACGGCGGATACACTCTTACTCAGGCACCGGATACGATCACGCTTCTTATGATATCAGAAATGTTCGACACAGAGAAGAAACTTAGCTCGTGTGTTCTGGCCTACGGTGAATGCGGCAAAACCACGCAGTGCCCGTTCGAACAGCTTTGGGAGAATTCGCGATCTGTGGTTCGAAATCTTCTCGAATCCACAACGATTGGAACGCTTGCCAGTATCAGCCTTAAGTCAGCAAATTCAGACATACCGAATTCAAAATCATAA
- the moaA gene encoding GTP 3',8-cyclase MoaA: MELLAGNKPAPQLIDRFGRIHDYLRISVTDRCNLRCTYCMPVEGVDWKPSGLLLETEEIVRVARLMAEMGVKKIRLTGGEPTTRKDLPLLVSRLVEVPGIEKVCLTTNGVLFSKYAQDLKRAGLSSVNISLDSLNRENFLRIARRDLLTAVLKSLNSALDCDFDQVKINMVVMAGINEHEMADFVELARTTPVNVRFIEYMPFKGNRWDPCGVVTYSEMRSRLEAKYDLQALPDTFISNRVAEDFMIPGFLGKVSFIASMSNSFCSTCSRLRLTADGALKACLFFPAQVQLRESLRANLSDEVIRSLIADAVRLKPKGHPDPTELEKLNDLSMIEIGG; encoded by the coding sequence TTGGAACTGTTAGCCGGAAATAAACCTGCGCCGCAACTTATCGACCGCTTCGGCAGGATACACGACTACTTGAGGATTTCCGTCACCGATCGCTGCAACCTTCGATGCACCTACTGCATGCCGGTTGAAGGTGTAGACTGGAAACCCTCCGGTCTACTTCTGGAGACCGAAGAGATTGTGCGCGTCGCCCGCTTAATGGCAGAAATGGGTGTCAAGAAGATCCGGCTGACCGGGGGAGAGCCTACAACACGCAAAGACCTCCCATTACTCGTTTCTCGACTTGTCGAAGTTCCCGGTATCGAGAAAGTATGTCTTACGACGAACGGTGTGCTCTTTTCAAAGTACGCTCAGGACCTGAAACGTGCCGGATTGTCAAGCGTAAATATCAGTCTCGACAGCCTGAATCGGGAAAACTTCCTCCGAATCGCCCGTCGTGACCTACTTACCGCCGTACTCAAATCTTTGAACTCCGCTCTCGATTGCGACTTCGATCAAGTCAAGATCAATATGGTTGTAATGGCTGGAATAAACGAACACGAGATGGCCGATTTTGTCGAACTGGCTCGTACCACACCAGTAAATGTCCGCTTTATTGAATATATGCCGTTCAAAGGGAATCGCTGGGATCCTTGCGGCGTTGTAACTTACAGCGAAATGCGCTCCCGACTTGAGGCGAAATATGATCTACAGGCTCTTCCGGATACATTCATAAGCAACCGTGTTGCGGAAGACTTCATGATTCCGGGATTTCTTGGAAAGGTAAGTTTCATCGCGTCCATGTCGAACAGCTTCTGCTCGACTTGCTCCCGGCTGCGTTTGACTGCCGATGGCGCACTTAAGGCTTGCCTGTTTTTCCCTGCTCAAGTTCAGCTTCGTGAGAGCCTTCGGGCGAATCTGTCCGACGAGGTCATCCGCAGTCTCATTGCAGATGCAGTTCGCTTGAAACCGAAAGGTCATCCTGATCCCACGGAGCTTGAGAAGCTTAACGATCTCAGCATGATCGAAATTGGAGGATAA
- a CDS encoding molybdopterin molybdotransferase MoeA, whose product MISIADAKRIILDSCKSCGHEVKLLADALNFHLAEELTTKFPIPRFDNSAVDGFAVQSRDTIAATTDEPVRLQIIGTVHTGAATTFSLKSGQAARIFTGAPIPEGADSVVMLEDTKCENDAVSLAEPLARGRNVRLSGEEFKEGAVCIPNRTRMTPPAIALASSLGVTHIRVFRKPSVALIITGTELVQPGEELGSSQIYDSNLLGLTAALADTGILVSRALRCKDNLGETQVALSEALNTADVVITSGGASVGDVDYVKPALKGIGGEIDIESIAIKPGKPTIHARVGSKHVFGLPGNPVAALVVFALLVRPALQVMSGAVYSEPKLISARLGANVKKRTPRTEFVRATLSNESGELIAKPCQGQQSHMLGGLLSADCLIVCDGEPGTIRGDDIVKVILLPWT is encoded by the coding sequence ATGATTAGCATAGCAGACGCGAAAAGAATCATTCTTGATTCTTGCAAGAGCTGCGGACACGAAGTCAAGTTGCTGGCGGATGCGCTGAACTTCCACCTCGCAGAAGAACTAACCACGAAGTTTCCCATTCCACGGTTTGACAACAGCGCGGTCGACGGATTTGCTGTTCAATCACGGGATACGATCGCCGCAACGACAGATGAACCGGTGCGGCTGCAGATTATTGGCACAGTGCATACGGGCGCAGCGACAACATTCAGTCTTAAGAGTGGGCAAGCTGCGCGTATATTTACAGGTGCGCCAATTCCGGAAGGTGCTGACTCAGTAGTCATGCTTGAAGATACCAAATGCGAAAACGATGCTGTCTCCCTCGCGGAGCCGCTCGCGCGCGGCCGAAACGTTCGATTGTCGGGAGAGGAGTTTAAAGAGGGAGCAGTTTGTATTCCCAATCGAACACGAATGACTCCGCCTGCCATTGCTCTTGCGTCTTCACTTGGCGTCACTCATATCAGAGTATTCAGAAAACCCAGCGTTGCCCTCATAATCACGGGTACTGAACTTGTGCAACCGGGCGAGGAGCTTGGTTCCTCGCAGATTTACGATTCGAACCTGCTTGGTTTAACTGCAGCACTTGCTGACACGGGAATACTTGTTTCTCGCGCATTAAGATGTAAGGACAATTTGGGTGAAACTCAGGTTGCCTTGAGCGAAGCGCTTAACACCGCTGATGTGGTCATCACATCTGGTGGTGCCTCAGTTGGAGATGTTGATTATGTAAAGCCAGCGCTGAAGGGCATCGGGGGTGAAATCGATATAGAGAGTATTGCAATAAAGCCGGGAAAACCTACGATACATGCAAGAGTTGGATCCAAACATGTGTTTGGATTACCTGGAAATCCAGTTGCGGCTCTTGTGGTGTTTGCACTACTTGTACGGCCAGCGTTACAGGTAATGTCGGGTGCAGTCTACTCCGAACCCAAACTGATTTCGGCCAGACTGGGCGCGAATGTCAAGAAACGTACTCCTCGAACCGAATTCGTCAGAGCGACGCTCTCAAACGAAAGTGGAGAATTGATAGCGAAACCGTGCCAGGGCCAACAATCCCATATGCTTGGAGGATTGCTCAGCGCAGACTGTTTGATTGTTTGCGATGGTGAACCTGGAACCATTCGCGGGGATGACATAGTTAAGGTGATTTTGTTGCCTTGGACTTAA
- a CDS encoding bifunctional molybdenum cofactor biosynthesis protein MoaC/MoaB: MIDVSKKSPTLRIAVAESTIQISPATVERILARSVPKGDPLEVARVAGIMAAKRTQDIIPFCHPVPIEFIGIEHKIVESRVMLTATVKGIYRTGMEMEAMTAAAVAALTVYDMLKMLDDKMEIESVKLIEKRGGKSDFKTRVATPLHAAVLVLSDSVSAGKKSDASGLLIKDMLTNSGIIVDSYEILPDDRAAIIDKLRDYCDKSRLDLVVTTGGTGFSPRDTTPEAMLEVIERSIPGIPEAMRAYGQQRTPYAMLSRSAAGIRGNTLILNLPGSKRGVQESLDALFPALLHAFPMMRSGGHENPILKNSDD; the protein is encoded by the coding sequence ATGATCGACGTATCAAAAAAATCGCCAACTCTTCGAATTGCGGTTGCTGAATCCACTATTCAAATTTCGCCGGCGACGGTTGAACGCATACTCGCGCGGTCAGTACCCAAAGGAGATCCGCTCGAAGTTGCCCGAGTCGCGGGAATTATGGCCGCGAAACGAACGCAGGACATTATTCCGTTTTGTCATCCGGTTCCCATCGAGTTTATTGGCATAGAGCACAAGATCGTTGAATCAAGAGTCATGTTGACTGCGACTGTGAAAGGGATTTACCGTACTGGCATGGAGATGGAAGCCATGACAGCAGCAGCAGTTGCCGCATTGACCGTGTATGACATGCTCAAAATGCTTGATGACAAGATGGAGATTGAATCCGTAAAGCTAATCGAAAAGCGCGGCGGTAAATCAGATTTTAAGACACGAGTCGCCACTCCGCTTCATGCTGCGGTCTTGGTTTTGTCCGACTCGGTTTCAGCCGGCAAGAAATCCGATGCGTCCGGCCTTCTCATCAAGGACATGCTTACGAACTCTGGAATTATCGTCGACAGTTATGAGATTTTGCCCGACGACCGAGCAGCCATCATTGATAAGTTGAGAGACTACTGTGATAAGTCGCGACTTGACCTTGTGGTAACGACGGGCGGTACCGGTTTCAGTCCAAGAGACACAACTCCAGAGGCAATGTTGGAAGTCATTGAGCGCAGCATTCCCGGAATACCGGAAGCGATGCGCGCCTACGGCCAACAGCGTACGCCTTATGCCATGCTTTCCCGTTCGGCAGCTGGCATCCGAGGCAATACGCTGATACTTAATCTCCCGGGATCGAAGCGCGGAGTCCAGGAATCACTCGATGCACTGTTCCCTGCTTTGCTGCATGCGTTTCCGATGATGAGGAGCGGTGGGCATGAGAATCCGATATTGAAGAATAGCGATGATTAG
- a CDS encoding sulfite exporter TauE/SafE family protein gives MLPSIIFLVAAVYSSVGHGGASGYLAVMSFFAFSPEQMSSSALLLNVMVATLAFVMYRRGGHRLPAFSWPIILFAVPFAFIGGMLRVDAHIYKLLLSAVLVFAAARIGVVRNSGQLDALRAPHIWSVVGSGSAIGLLSGIVGVGGGIFLSPLALLLRWATVKPVATLSALFILVNSLAGLAGRAISNKLTLAPAAGVIVGAFLGGLLGSYVGANRVSPIWLRRLLAIVLLMASTKLILATLRAWHIF, from the coding sequence TTGCTACCGTCGATAATTTTCCTTGTTGCGGCTGTCTATTCCTCCGTCGGGCACGGAGGAGCTTCAGGCTACCTTGCCGTAATGAGCTTCTTCGCGTTTTCGCCGGAACAGATGTCAAGTTCAGCTCTGCTGCTGAATGTTATGGTTGCAACACTTGCATTTGTAATGTACCGCAGGGGTGGGCACAGACTCCCGGCTTTCTCGTGGCCAATCATACTTTTTGCCGTGCCGTTTGCGTTTATCGGGGGAATGCTTCGAGTTGACGCGCATATCTATAAGCTGCTGTTGTCGGCAGTGTTGGTATTTGCTGCGGCACGGATTGGTGTTGTGAGAAACAGTGGTCAATTAGATGCACTGAGAGCACCACATATATGGAGTGTGGTTGGAAGCGGAAGCGCGATTGGGCTATTGTCCGGAATTGTTGGTGTGGGCGGAGGCATCTTTCTGAGTCCGTTGGCTCTACTGCTTCGTTGGGCGACAGTAAAACCTGTTGCGACTTTGTCTGCACTGTTCATTCTGGTTAACTCACTTGCTGGATTGGCTGGCCGCGCCATTTCAAATAAGCTGACGCTCGCGCCCGCAGCGGGAGTCATTGTGGGGGCCTTTCTTGGTGGATTGCTTGGTTCCTATGTCGGAGCAAACCGAGTAAGTCCAATTTGGCTACGACGGTTACTTGCAATTGTGTTGCTTATGGCATCAACAAAGCTCATACTTGCAACGCTAAGGGCTTGGCACATCTTCTAA
- a CDS encoding Rrf2 family transcriptional regulator has protein sequence MLRDLSSNGFVNSSKGPGGGFTLLRKPEEIALYDVFILFDGLTLAQDCILGHGVCSDETACCVHQLWKTKKAEVESFLKITTIADLAKMREKKLWIPQP, from the coding sequence TTGCTTCGCGATCTATCTTCAAACGGCTTCGTCAACTCGAGCAAAGGGCCGGGAGGCGGATTCACGCTTCTGCGCAAGCCTGAAGAGATAGCGCTCTATGATGTGTTTATTCTCTTCGACGGACTTACCCTTGCGCAAGACTGCATACTTGGCCACGGCGTCTGCAGCGACGAGACAGCGTGTTGCGTTCATCAACTTTGGAAAACTAAGAAAGCAGAGGTCGAGTCTTTCCTAAAAATAACTACAATCGCGGATCTTGCTAAGATGCGTGAGAAGAAACTCTGGATTCCGCAGCCTTAG
- a CDS encoding c-type cytochrome has product MKHIVLQFALFLLLSLTTSLAQDSSSVAATADSTLTADTTVQVDVAAQSYAQKCAGCHTIGGGKLTGPDLLPTRAWPKADLFAKVKLMEPRVGPLTQEDIDQYVELLHDSRAQERVHIAQELAAKAVAAKLEPASKSVGQRLFDGTIPLVNGGIACITCHRTGAQGGTFGPDLTSLHTRLSKVAMISAIQQTQYKVMSGTYQNHPITAQEAVHLAEYLTSPELMPKSSAEKSVPVLGASLGVIGFLVVVGLYRKRSRKNFSRQRGMA; this is encoded by the coding sequence ATGAAGCACATTGTTCTTCAGTTCGCACTGTTCTTGTTACTCTCCCTGACGACGTCACTCGCACAAGATTCGTCTTCCGTCGCAGCAACCGCTGATTCGACCTTAACAGCAGACACAACTGTTCAGGTCGACGTGGCGGCCCAAAGCTACGCTCAAAAGTGCGCGGGATGTCACACAATCGGAGGCGGAAAACTCACAGGTCCCGATCTCCTTCCTACTCGCGCCTGGCCAAAAGCAGATCTTTTTGCAAAGGTTAAACTGATGGAACCTCGAGTGGGACCGTTGACGCAAGAAGACATTGATCAATATGTCGAATTGCTACACGATTCGAGAGCGCAAGAACGCGTCCACATCGCGCAAGAACTCGCTGCGAAAGCGGTCGCCGCGAAGCTCGAGCCTGCGTCAAAGAGTGTTGGACAGAGATTGTTCGACGGTACAATACCGCTTGTAAATGGAGGTATCGCTTGCATCACCTGTCACAGGACAGGCGCGCAAGGCGGAACCTTTGGTCCTGACCTCACTTCATTGCATACTCGGCTAAGTAAAGTAGCGATGATATCGGCAATACAACAGACTCAGTATAAGGTAATGTCTGGAACCTATCAGAACCATCCAATTACAGCGCAAGAAGCCGTACACCTCGCAGAGTATCTCACTTCACCGGAATTGATGCCCAAGTCAAGCGCTGAGAAGAGTGTACCCGTCCTTGGGGCGTCGCTCGGAGTCATTGGATTCTTGGTTGTGGTCGGACTGTACAGAAAGCGCTCGCGCAAAAACTTTTCGCGTCAACGAGGCATGGCATGA
- a CDS encoding nitrate reductase subunit alpha, which produces MSWITDLFDPKQREWEDLYRNRWSYDKIIRSTHGVNCTGGCSWNIYVKNGIVTWEMQALDYPIIDKDIPPYEPRGCQRGISYSWYIYSPIRVKYPYVRGALIDLWRDAKRNFPDNPVAAWDSIVSNPESRARYHTARGKGGLRRFSWDEALEILSAANIHTVQKHGPDRIAGFSPIPAMSMVSYAAGARFMQLMGGVSLSFYDWYCDLPPASPEVWGEQTDVAESADWFKSGFIAVVGSNVLMTRTPDAHFLVEARHRGAKVVVFSPDFSMVSKVSDEWVPIHQGQDSAFWMSVGHTILRENYVERSVPYFTDYQKRFTDGPILVQLHKQTDGTFKPGQYLRVSQVDSISGIDKADWKFLMIDSKNGELRLPQGTIGHRWQDKKGQWNLKLEDERTGVEFDPLLTLDASKDDLVTVRIPEFSSEKGDGRIESMVPVRKIQTAHGEIYVTTAFELLIASYGVSRDLNKPIPYDEPDHCYTPAWQEKFTGVSGDVVLRFARNWATTAEKTNGRCSVIIGAGVNHWYHNNLIYRSIISSLMLCGCVGKNGGGLNHYVGQEKLVPQTSWAPIAFGTDWSAPPRLQNTPSFHYVHSDQWRYDGKMDEVCPVADRSHSMASGHTMDRQIQAVRAGWLPSYPQFDQSSIEVAREARQNGAEDEASIIKNVVDRLKSKKLKFAVEDPDSPKCFPRIFYIWRGNALMSSAKGHEYFLKHYLGTHTNLIATERAKELVEDVTWHDKVELGKMDLVVDLNYRMDSSALYSDIILPAATYYEKNDLNSTDMHSFIHPLQAAVPPCWESKSDWDIFREIARATSKLAEKHLPDSVEDVVTAPLAHDTPAEIAQPTVKDWSKGECEAIPGKTMPAMKVVKRDYKNVFNKFISLGPNFRNGLGMHGLLFEVADMYDSFMENNPTEKWDGKEYPSLREDVLVCEAILNFAPETNGELAFRAYKAEAVKTGIDHSHAAEKTRSVRITFEDIAAQPRRILTTPFWTGVTSDNRTYSAYCQNVEGDIPWRTLSGRQHYYLDHETYIAYGENLPTYKPRPAREILGDLKMSKPAGGTLVLNYLTPHGKWSIHSTYGDTLRMRTLSRGHDPIWINDKDALLLGVEDNDWVEIFNDHGVVCTCANVSARIPRGMCFIYHSPERTIGIPKSPERGNRRAGGHNSLTRARLKPLFMIGGYGQFTYAFNYWGPPGVNRDTFVAVKKLEKVDY; this is translated from the coding sequence ATGAGCTGGATAACAGATCTCTTCGACCCCAAGCAGCGGGAATGGGAAGACCTCTATAGAAACCGTTGGTCCTACGACAAGATAATTCGTAGCACACATGGAGTCAACTGCACGGGTGGATGCAGTTGGAACATCTACGTCAAGAACGGCATCGTAACGTGGGAAATGCAGGCTTTGGACTATCCGATAATCGACAAGGATATTCCTCCCTACGAACCTCGCGGCTGTCAACGCGGTATCTCGTACTCCTGGTATATCTATAGTCCCATTCGGGTGAAGTATCCCTACGTTCGCGGCGCTCTGATCGATTTGTGGCGCGACGCAAAACGTAACTTCCCTGATAATCCGGTTGCGGCATGGGATTCTATTGTTTCGAATCCGGAATCGCGCGCTCGTTATCATACTGCGCGCGGTAAAGGCGGATTGCGGCGGTTTAGCTGGGACGAAGCGCTCGAGATTCTTTCTGCGGCAAATATTCATACGGTGCAGAAGCACGGCCCGGACCGCATCGCAGGCTTCTCGCCGATTCCCGCAATGTCGATGGTAAGCTATGCCGCCGGAGCGCGCTTCATGCAGCTTATGGGCGGCGTTTCACTTTCGTTCTATGACTGGTACTGCGATTTGCCCCCGGCTTCTCCTGAAGTTTGGGGCGAGCAAACGGACGTTGCAGAAAGTGCGGATTGGTTCAAGTCGGGATTCATTGCTGTCGTTGGGTCAAATGTCTTGATGACGCGAACTCCCGATGCGCATTTTCTTGTTGAAGCTCGGCATCGTGGAGCGAAGGTCGTCGTTTTCTCGCCGGACTTCTCTATGGTCTCCAAAGTCTCAGACGAGTGGGTGCCGATTCATCAGGGACAGGATTCCGCCTTCTGGATGTCCGTCGGGCATACGATTTTGCGCGAAAATTATGTTGAGCGAAGTGTTCCCTACTTCACAGACTACCAGAAACGCTTTACCGACGGTCCGATTCTCGTTCAGTTACACAAACAAACTGACGGAACTTTCAAGCCGGGTCAATACCTGCGCGTGTCACAAGTCGATTCCATCTCGGGCATCGACAAGGCCGACTGGAAATTCCTGATGATTGATTCCAAAAACGGTGAGCTGCGCCTTCCACAGGGAACAATCGGACATCGCTGGCAGGACAAAAAAGGTCAATGGAACCTCAAACTCGAAGACGAACGCACGGGGGTAGAGTTTGATCCGCTTTTGACGCTGGATGCAAGCAAAGATGATCTGGTTACCGTGAGGATTCCTGAGTTCTCGTCTGAAAAGGGTGACGGACGAATCGAGTCCATGGTTCCTGTCCGTAAGATTCAGACGGCGCACGGCGAGATCTATGTGACAACAGCTTTTGAATTGTTGATCGCAAGCTACGGAGTAAGCCGGGACTTGAACAAGCCGATTCCATACGACGAGCCTGATCATTGCTATACTCCCGCATGGCAAGAAAAGTTCACAGGTGTGTCCGGTGATGTCGTGCTTCGCTTCGCTCGCAACTGGGCAACCACCGCAGAAAAAACCAATGGCCGCTGCAGCGTGATTATCGGCGCCGGTGTGAACCACTGGTATCATAATAATTTGATTTACAGATCAATTATCTCGAGCCTGATGCTGTGCGGCTGTGTCGGAAAAAATGGCGGCGGGCTCAATCACTATGTTGGACAAGAGAAACTCGTTCCGCAGACATCCTGGGCGCCAATCGCGTTCGGTACCGATTGGTCGGCGCCGCCTCGTCTCCAAAACACGCCGTCATTCCACTATGTCCATTCGGATCAATGGCGCTACGACGGAAAAATGGACGAAGTCTGTCCCGTCGCCGACCGTTCGCACTCAATGGCTTCCGGTCACACAATGGACCGGCAAATTCAGGCAGTGCGTGCGGGTTGGCTTCCATCATATCCACAATTCGATCAATCCTCGATTGAAGTGGCTCGTGAAGCGCGGCAAAACGGTGCCGAAGACGAAGCGTCAATCATCAAGAATGTTGTTGACCGGCTGAAATCAAAGAAACTCAAATTTGCAGTTGAGGATCCAGATTCACCAAAATGCTTCCCGCGAATATTCTATATCTGGCGGGGAAATGCCTTGATGTCGTCTGCGAAAGGACATGAGTATTTCCTAAAGCACTATCTCGGGACTCATACGAATCTTATCGCCACGGAGCGCGCGAAGGAGCTCGTCGAAGATGTGACTTGGCACGACAAGGTCGAACTCGGCAAGATGGACTTGGTTGTAGACCTCAACTACCGGATGGACTCCTCTGCGCTCTATTCGGATATCATACTACCGGCGGCAACCTACTATGAGAAGAATGATCTCAACTCGACGGACATGCACAGCTTCATTCATCCGTTGCAGGCCGCCGTCCCGCCTTGTTGGGAATCCAAGAGCGACTGGGACATATTCCGCGAGATCGCGCGCGCAACATCGAAGCTGGCAGAGAAACATCTCCCCGATTCCGTTGAAGATGTCGTGACTGCGCCACTCGCACACGACACACCGGCTGAAATTGCGCAACCGACTGTTAAGGATTGGTCAAAAGGCGAATGCGAAGCGATCCCCGGCAAGACGATGCCTGCCATGAAAGTCGTCAAGCGCGACTATAAAAATGTATTCAACAAATTCATAAGTCTTGGGCCGAATTTCAGGAACGGACTCGGGATGCACGGTCTTCTGTTTGAAGTCGCGGACATGTACGATTCCTTCATGGAAAACAACCCTACAGAAAAATGGGACGGTAAAGAGTATCCCTCATTGCGTGAAGATGTTTTGGTTTGCGAAGCGATTTTGAATTTCGCACCTGAGACAAACGGCGAGCTGGCCTTCCGCGCCTACAAAGCAGAGGCGGTCAAAACCGGTATTGATCACTCGCATGCTGCCGAAAAGACCCGCTCAGTTCGCATTACGTTTGAAGACATCGCTGCCCAGCCCCGCAGAATTCTCACTACTCCCTTCTGGACCGGCGTAACAAGCGACAACAGAACCTATTCTGCCTATTGTCAAAACGTTGAAGGCGATATTCCGTGGCGCACACTTAGTGGAAGACAGCACTACTATCTCGACCACGAGACGTATATCGCGTACGGTGAAAACCTTCCAACATACAAACCTCGTCCGGCGCGCGAGATTCTCGGTGACCTGAAAATGTCTAAACCGGCCGGTGGAACACTGGTGCTGAACTATTTGACCCCCCACGGGAAATGGTCTATCCATTCGACTTATGGCGACACTTTGAGAATGCGTACGCTAAGCCGGGGACATGATCCCATTTGGATCAATGATAAGGACGCATTACTGCTTGGCGTGGAAGACAATGATTGGGTCGAAATCTTTAACGATCACGGAGTAGTGTGCACATGCGCGAATGTCAGCGCGCGAATCCCTCGCGGCATGTGTTTCATCTACCACTCTCCGGAACGAACTATCGGCATTCCCAAATCTCCGGAGCGCGGAAACCGCAGAGCTGGTGGTCACAACAGCCTTACGCGCGCGCGACTCAAACCACTGTTTATGATCGGCGGATACGGGCAATTTACATATGCCTTCAATTACTGGGGTCCTCCCGGAGTGAATCGGGATACATTTGTGGCAGTCAAGAAACTCGAAAAAGTAGACTATTAG
- a CDS encoding MOSC domain-containing protein has protein sequence MLESQHDHSTSTTSGRIVAISTSTRRGIPKSNREEVRLIENWGLEGDIHAGDWHRQVSLLAMESVQKMRDKGVPVRPGAFAENITTEFIDIPNLTIGARVSIGESELEITQIGKECHQKCAIYYRAGDCVMPREGIFAIVKRGGVIRVGDNVVVHTIPSESNHVQVAIDAVNS, from the coding sequence ATGCTCGAGTCGCAACACGATCATTCAACATCCACAACTTCCGGCAGGATTGTCGCGATTTCGACAAGCACTCGCCGTGGCATTCCCAAATCAAATCGCGAAGAAGTACGCCTGATAGAAAATTGGGGGCTTGAAGGCGACATTCATGCCGGAGATTGGCACAGGCAAGTCAGCTTGCTCGCCATGGAAAGCGTCCAGAAAATGCGAGACAAGGGAGTGCCCGTTCGCCCGGGTGCTTTTGCCGAAAATATCACAACCGAATTTATCGATATCCCCAATCTTACTATCGGTGCGCGAGTATCAATTGGGGAATCTGAACTAGAAATCACGCAAATCGGGAAAGAGTGCCATCAGAAGTGCGCAATTTACTATCGTGCAGGCGATTGCGTAATGCCTCGCGAGGGTATATTCGCAATCGTGAAGCGGGGCGGCGTTATTAGGGTAGGCGATAATGTGGTGGTACACACGATCCCGAGTGAAAGCAATCATGTCCAAGTTGCAATCGACGCGGTGAATTCATGA
- a CDS encoding Rrf2 family transcriptional regulator yields the protein MIFSRQTGYAIRALVHLAQNMNSGAVLASAIAKTENLPALFYQSCFAIYLQTASSTRAKGREADSRFCASLKR from the coding sequence ATGATATTTTCCCGACAGACCGGCTATGCAATACGTGCCTTGGTGCACCTTGCGCAGAATATGAATAGCGGCGCAGTCTTGGCGAGTGCGATCGCAAAAACTGAGAATTTACCTGCGCTTTTCTATCAAAGTTGCTTCGCGATCTATCTTCAAACGGCTTCGTCAACTCGAGCAAAGGGCCGGGAGGCGGATTCACGCTTCTGCGCAAGCCTGAAGAGATAG
- a CDS encoding NTP transferase domain-containing protein, which produces MTTSEQNYGVVAAILAGGMSSRMGKPKAGVRLSTGLSVFETVWAVLSRMNIPKAIVGHAHGIELASLGNPIVVPDVVERRGPVGALLGLLKSGLGTHYLVVGCDQILLTPALLQKLLTEIDTRPAVLGLHNSHFSPLPALIPDTVIGRVEELLQSEKASIRDLLTLTNARIETISESELELLRSVNTPQDLAELDRLQKNNSIDQET; this is translated from the coding sequence ATGACCACGTCTGAGCAAAATTATGGGGTTGTCGCCGCGATTCTGGCGGGCGGAATGAGTTCACGAATGGGCAAGCCGAAAGCCGGGGTGCGGTTGTCGACCGGTCTTTCAGTATTTGAAACCGTATGGGCAGTATTGAGCCGCATGAATATTCCGAAAGCGATAGTCGGTCATGCGCACGGTATTGAATTGGCTTCCTTGGGAAACCCAATCGTAGTTCCAGACGTCGTTGAGCGGCGCGGGCCGGTCGGGGCACTGCTCGGACTCTTGAAAAGCGGGCTCGGCACTCATTACCTTGTTGTCGGATGCGATCAAATTTTGCTCACTCCTGCCTTGCTTCAGAAGCTTTTGACAGAGATTGACACTCGTCCAGCGGTATTAGGACTTCACAACAGTCACTTCAGTCCATTACCTGCACTCATTCCGGATACGGTGATCGGACGCGTTGAGGAATTACTGCAAAGTGAAAAGGCATCGATTCGCGACCTTCTTACTTTGACAAACGCAAGAATTGAAACTATTAGCGAATCAGAACTTGAACTGCTTCGAAGCGTGAACACTCCGCAAGATCTGGCGGAATTGGATCGTTTACAAAAAAATAACTCGATAGATCAAGAAACATGA